One window of Fusarium keratoplasticum isolate Fu6.1 chromosome 2, whole genome shotgun sequence genomic DNA carries:
- a CDS encoding Methyltransf-2 domain-containing protein, whose protein sequence is MPETVQPETSNLPEVIAFKTADGQAGVQVISIDEEQSVSSGSASVHDGAESVTTHDPSEDSEKFSEEDVSIALNATNADAVPDLIKEITTLGETFDKEDSDARLKLMAKAKSLWQSLETPRETMLRHCWAEPSLHCALTAGTDKGLWPYLAKINGPFNVAEVAEAKGIEPALLSRLLRHVSAMGYLTEVGQDRYELNNFTKSMAFPFINAGYPCISGACLNALGKFHEYANNNGWKDPTDISNSPLQHGYSTKKTFFEHLHTNPPYGQMFHLHMGGYRQGRPSWMDADFFPVQEKLLNGFDQSEDATLLVDIGGSFGHDIGEFRRKFPDAPGRLVLQDLPVVIDQITKLDEKIERTKYDFFTEQPIKGARAYYMHSVLHDWSDETCTKILKSAMGAMKPGYSKLLINENVIPNTGAQWEATALDVMMLTLLASRERTQENWENLLGKAGLKICNIWTVANGVESLIECELA, encoded by the exons ATGCCCGAGACCGTTCAACCCGAGACAAGCAACCTCCCAGAGGTTATTGCGTTCAAGACAGCCGATGGTCAGGCCGGTGTCCAAGTCATCAGCATCGACGAGGAGCAGAGTGTCAGCTCTGGAAGCGCATCTGTTCATGACGGAGCCGAGTCCGTTACTACACATGACCCCAGTGAAGATTCTGAGAAGTTTTCAGAAGAGGATGTGTCTATTGCCTTGAATGCTACTAATGCTGATGCCGTCCCTGAtctgatcaaggagatcacCACTTTGGGTGAGACCTTTGACAAGGAAGACTCAGATGCCAGACTGAagctcatggccaaggctaAGAGCCTTTGGCAGTCACTTGAGACCCCAAGAGAGACCATGCTCCGACACTGCTGGGCTGAG CCTTCACTTCATTGTGCTTTGACTGCCGGTACCGATAAGGGACTCTGGCCTTACCTTGCGAAGATTAACGGCCCCTTCAACGTCGCCGAAGTTGCTGAAGCAAAGGGGATTGAGCCCGCTCTTCTCT CCCGTCTCCTCCGCCATGTCTCAGCAATGGGCTACCTCACCGAAGTCGGACAAGACCGATATGAGCTCAACAACTTTACCAAGTCTATGGCCTTCCCCTTCATCAACGCCGGATACCCTTGCAT TTCTGGTGCATGCCTCAACGCTCTTGGCAAGTTCCACGAGtacgccaacaacaacggaTGGAAGGATCCCACAGACATCAGCAACTCTCCCCTCCAACACGGATACAGCACAAAAAAGACCTTTTTCGAGCACCTTCACACCAACCCCCCTTACGGCCAGATGTTCCACCTTCACATGGGTGGCTACCGACAAGGTCGACCTTCGTGGATGGACGCCGACTTCTTCCCTGTTCAGGAAAAGCTTCTCAACGGATTTGACCAGAGTGAGGATGCTACTCTTCTCGTAGATATCGGCGGTTCCTTCGGCCATGATATCGGAGAGTTCCGTCGAAAGTTCCCCGACGCCCCTGGACGTCTTGTCCTCCAGGATCTTCCCGTCGTCATCGACCAGAtcaccaagctcgacgaGAAGATCGAGAGAACAAAGTACGACTTCTTCACCGAGCAGCCCATCAAAG GTGCCCGCGCATACTACATGCACTCAGTCCTCCACGACTGGTCCGACGAGACGTGcaccaagatcctcaagagcGCCATGGGAGCTATGAAGCCCGGCTACAGCAAGCTCCTGATCAACGAAAACGTCATCCCTAACACAGGCGCTCAGTGGGAGGCGACGGCCCTCGACGTTATGATGCTGACGCTGCTGGCCTCGAGGGAGCGTACCCAGGAGAACTGGGAGAACCTTCTCGGCAAGGCGGGTCTCAAGATCTGCAACATCTGGACTGTTGCCAATGGTGTTGAGAGCCTGATTGAGTGTGAGCTCGCATGA
- a CDS encoding Serine/threonine-protein phosphatase 2A activator, with amino-acid sequence MTSASPPKPPTLEVLDLSSPPSFTKPSKRIHEGPDVARFLTSLAYRDIGIFILQLNHALCPRNQPSSPRPRTFPLTSKPPTSPSIQALQSLLSKIERFIDDAPPDPGPRRFGNVSFRKWYAILEKHLNELLGEGLLGETLKVGDGAALEEVSSYLLGGFGSVQRLDYGTGHELSFVAFLGCLWKLGYFKDGNTGGEIEREIVLNVIEPYLRVVRKLILTYTLEPAGSHGVWGLDDHSFMPYIFGSAQLARPINDTEPMPTEGSVKGAPKPSDVTKATVVEDQRQVNMYFSAIGFINDVKKGPFWEHSPILFDISGIRDGWGKINKGMIKMFNAEVLSKFPVVQHFPFGSLFSWEIDPEAATPTQSVHMANQPTQMPHGPPSGVGTAAPWAQATRMPAPTGPGIPYSRMPPPGPSSGSLARPHQGGAPKSESTGGQITMTKAPWARDE; translated from the exons ATGACGTCCGCTTCCCCTCCAAAACCCCCCACTCTAGAGGTCCTAGATCTCAGCTCCCCGCCATCCTTCACCAAGCCCTCGAAGCGCATCCACGAGGGCCCCGACGTCGCCCGCTTCCTCACCAGCCTCGCCTACCGCGACAttggcatcttcatcctccagctcaaccACGCCCTCTGTCCCCGCAACCAGCCCTCCTCACCCCGCCCCCGCACATTCCCCCTCACCTCCAAGCCGCCGACATCGCCGTCCATCCAAGCTCTCCAGAGTCTACTATCCAAGATCGAACGCTTCATCGACGATGCTCCTCCAGACCCGGGCCCTCGAAGATTCGGAAACGTGAGCTTTCGCAAGTGGTACGCGATTCTCGAGAAACACTTGAACGAACTGCTTGGAGAAGGACTACTCGGCGAAACACTAAAGGTTGGGGATGGCGCAGCGTTGGAGGAGGTTTCCAGCTACCTTCTTGGCGGATTTGGAAGCGTACAACGACTAGACTACGGAACGGGACATGAACTCAGTTTCGTCGCCTTTCTTGGGTGTCTATGGAAACTGGGCTACTTCAAGGATGGAAATACAGGAGGCGAGATCGAACGGGAGATCGTTCTCAACGTTATCGAACC ATATCTGAGGGTGGTAAGGAAGCTCATCTTGACATATACCCTCGAACCTGCTGGTTCTCATGGCGTCTGGGGCCTCGACGATCACTCCTTCATGCCCTACATCTTTGGTTCTGCGCAACTCGCGCGGCCCATAAACGATACCGAGCCCATGCCCACCGAGGGTTCAGTCAAGGGCGCCCCGAAGCCTAGCGATgtcaccaaggccaccgtGGTCGAGGACCAGCGCCAGGTCAACATGTACTTTTCCGCcatcggcttcatcaacgaTGTCAAGAAGGGTCCGTTCTGGGAGCACAGTCCCATCTTGTTCGACATTTCTGGCATCCGCGACGGCTGgggcaagatcaacaaggGCATGATCAAGATGTTCAACGCCGAGGTGCTGTCTAAGTTTCCTGTTGTCCAGCACTTCCCCTTTGGCTCGCTCTTCTCGTGGGAGATCGATCCAGAGGCGGCGACCCCAACCCAGAGCGTCCACATGGCGAACCAACCTACACAAATGCCACATGGACCACCATCGGGAGTTGGAACAGCTGCACCGTGGGCTCAGGCTACAAGAATGCCAGCTCCAACAGGCCCAGGTATTCCGTACTCCCGAATGCCACCACCGGGACCTAGCTCTGGCTCCCTTGCAAGACCTCATCAGGGCGGAGCACCCAAGTCAGAATCTACAGGCGGGCAAATCACCATGACCAAAGCGCCGTGGGCAAGGGATGAGTAG